The following coding sequences are from one Lolium rigidum isolate FL_2022 chromosome 6, APGP_CSIRO_Lrig_0.1, whole genome shotgun sequence window:
- the LOC124668579 gene encoding putative disease resistance protein At3g14460 — protein sequence MAPPHKLEATVGWSASAFVAAVLARLIRKGIELLSELDGAAVGHLRRLEGLLTSVWLLLDAADAGAIDFTQRPVQDLLNAAYSADDALDDLERALLQLQVGMAGGSEPGSNAGSPASVVGASRKPRSPMRFFLCFSPPRTAASSSGSAASSRRRSSSNKKSSVDLGGLGEAFEKLAQAAYRCTSMYEHVVPRKNYATILSVKPGDAASGAARDMYDIFGREAEVDQIVKKVRFGDDLHYRLGVGVLPVVGAEGIGKTALTQLIFHHEIIKAEFPVRMWVQVSGTLLVSKQLMVQMVHPLAGDAHDTKDIRELLLEQLTGKRILLVLDGVTDVSDAQWRDLMEVLQQAARRSLIMVTTRSESAATALGTMPSLILSPLAFDDYWKMFKHFAFGSADESEDCTPLGDEWEDLEEEEEELSPIEQIAYEIAKKLDCSPLPARLIGRSLYFRQGEEGHWKNVLDDTLWEQQQIGGISPALWLSYQHLDPRLKQCFAYCAVFPDDYVFRKEELEQMWIAQGLIYSDDRAARLEDVADELFDELAERCFFQPLGRNRYVMHNMMQKLSQAVSANQCYMVTESSGKVPQEVRHLTIRTNNLLKLKMDLALQLSPSSENHFLQRVRTILFFADFSDSDDFLEVLAEIFSIAKSVRVLGLSCANITFLPAEIGLVRHLRYLNLSRNSITELPETVCQLHLLQVLDVKCNSRYLHPPNGTSSLIHLRHLHASALFLSHIPDIQNLSNLQELEALRVGRSTQLIALRQMMQLRGALHIENLRQCDVSEFKKGILKGMKHLDKLHLSWANSTGESKDIPIDEEVLECLQPHENVKVLKITGYTGIRSPSWMLKTSCSLSNATSMYLSDCMNWESLPPFHEMPCLEVLEIRKMHSIKEMGAVPQPSDAELFPKLKRLVIEDALHFTGWSRGKSTRNITFPCLCKLEIRNCPDLTTFPDVPLSLAIMIIENVGLHILPMIHEKQSSEEEMSTSEEGRWTSGLTTLKIHHCDKLRSLGSGLLQQQHLLRSLEVLSIKSCDNIICDLADGFKDLTALRDLSLYDCPKLLIDKFHASLRTLEISECFIAQGGWVDEYPFLFSLWTLKISGCSHVSADQGSKIEPLDWLSSLFNVYSLQLENTLFVRLSMFDKLHSLEILEIDGSHAFFDGSLEFEWLEKLHTLSIRNCRELCELPENLYTLPSLEELCVENCPAIQALPANGLPASLMRLSISKCSPRLTQRCLDEELDHPKIAKIGVAYIEGQSIISTEE from the coding sequence ATGGCGCCACCGCATAAGCTCGAGGCGACGGTCGGGTGGTCGGCGTCGGCATTCGTAGCCGCCGTGCTCGCCCGTCTAATCCGCAAAGGCATCGAGCTGCTGTCCGAGCTAGACGGAGCTGCGGTGGGTCACCTGCGCCGCCTCGAGGGGCTCCTCACGTCTGTGTGGCTTTTGCTCGACGCGGCCGACGCTGGCGCCATCGACTTCACCCAGCGGCCCGTCCAAGACTTGCTCAACGCTGCCTACTCCGCCGACGACGCCCTCGACGACCTTGAGCGCGCTCTTCTCCAGCTCCAGGTCGGCATGGCAGGAGGCAGCGAACCCGGTTCAAACGCCGGTTCACCTGCCTCCGTCGTCGGCGCCTCGAGGAAGCCACGCAGCCCTATGAGGTTCTTTCTCTGCTTCAGCCCACCCAGAACAGCAGCTTCTAGCAGTGGTAGCGCCGCCAGCTCTCGCCGGAGATCCTCAAGCAACAAGAAGAGCAGCGTCGACCTGGGCGGCCTAGGAGAGGCATTCGAGAAGTTGGCACAAGCCGCGTACAGGTGCACGTCCATGTACGAGCACGTCGTGCCACGGAAGAACTATGCCACCATCCTTTCAGTGAAGCCAGGGGATGCAGCATCAGGAGCAGCACGTGATATGTACGACATCTTCGGGAGGGAGGCTGAGGTGGATCAAATCGTCAAGAAGGTGAGATTCGGCGACGATCTGCACTACCGCCTCGGGGTTGGCGTCCTCCCTGTTGTCGGCGCCGAGGGTATTGGCAAGACGGCGCTCACGCAGCTCATCTTCCACCATGAGATCATCAAGGCCGAGTTCCCCGTGCGTATGTGGGTGCAAGTCTCTGGCACACTCCTGGTCAGCAAGCAGCTCATGGTTCAGATGGTGCATCCGCTTGCAGGAGATGCCCATGACACCAAAGACATCAGGGAGCTTCTGCTGGAGCAGTTGACCGGCAAGAGGATCTTGCTCGTGCTCGACGGTGTCACAGATGTCAGCGATGCCCAGTGGAGAGATCTAATGGAGGTGCTGCAGCAAGCTGCTCGAAGGAGCTTGATCATGGTGACGACTCGATCCGAAAGTGCTGCCACCGCATTAGGCACAATGCCCTCACTGATCCTCAGCCCTCTGGCATTCGATGACTACTGGAAGATGTTCAAGCATTTTGCATTTGGGAGTGCGGATGAGAGCGAAGATTGCACTCCGCTGGGGGATGAatgggaggaccttgaagaggaggaggaggagctgtcACCGATAGAGCAAATCGCGTATGAAATAGCCAAGAAATTGGACTGCTCTCCATTACCAGCACGTCTCATTGGGCGCTCACTATACTTCCGGCAGGGCGAAGAAGGCCACTGGAAAAATGTGTTGGATGATACCTTGTGGGAACAGCAACAAATCGGCGGGATCTCGCCAGCATTGTGGCTGAGCTACCAGCACCTCGATCCCCGCCTCAAGCAGTGTTTCGCATATTGTGCAGTGTTTCCAGATGACTATGTGTTCAGAAAGGAAGAATTGGAGCAGATGTGGATAGCACAGGGGCTGATATATTCTGATGACCGTGCAGCAAGACTGGAGGATGTCGCTGACGAGTTATTTGATGAACTTGCTGAACGATGCTTCTTTCAGCCTCTGGGAAGAAACAGATACGTCATGCACAATATGATGCAGAAGCTATCGCAAGCGGTCTCGGCGAACCAATGTTACATGGTTACTGAGAGCTCAGGAAAAGTGCCACAAGAAGTTCGTCACCTGACAATCAGGACTAACAACCTGCTGAAGTTGAAGATGGATTTGGCGTTGCAGCTCTCACCTTCCTCTGAAAACCATTTCCTTCAGCGGGTTCGTACAATTCTGTTCTTCGCAGATTTCAGTGACTCGGATGACTTTTTGGAAGTTTTAGCTGAGATTTTCTCAATCGCAAAGAGTGTGAGAGTTCTTGGCTTATCATGTGCAAACATTACATTTCTTCCTGCTGAGATTGGCCTGGTCCGACACCTCCGGTATCTCAATCTGTCCAGGAACAGCATCACTGAACTTCCAGAGACAGTGTGCCAGCTCCACCTACTTCAGGTGCTGGATGTCAAGTGCAATTCTCGTTACCTCCATCCTCCCAATGGCACTTCCAGTTTGATTCACCTGAGGCATCTTCATGCAAGTGCACTATTTCTTTCGCACATACCTGACATACAAAATCTCTCAAATCTGCAAGAGTTGGAGGCACTCCGTGTTGGCAGGAGCACGCAACTCATTGCCTTACGACAAATGATGCAACTCAGAGGCGCACTTCACATTGAAAATCTGCGTCAGTGTGATGTAAGTGAGTTCAAGAAGGGTATCCTGAAAGGAATGAAGCACCTGGACAAACTACACCTGTCTTGGGCTAACTCTACGGGTGAAAGCAAAGATATTCCCATCGATGAAGAGGTACTTGAGTGCTTGCAGCCACATGAGAATGTGAAGGTTCTGAAAATTACGGGCTACACAGGAATCAGATCTCCATCATGGATGCTGAAGACCTCATGTTCACTGTCAAATGCGACATCTATGTACTTATCAGATTGCATGAACTGGGAGAGCCTACCTCCCTTCCATGAGATGCCTTGCCTTGAGGTTCTTGAGATCAGAAAGATGCATTCTATTAAGGAAATGGGTGCTGTTCCTCAACCATCTGATGCAGAATTGTTCCCAAAACTCAAAAGGCTCGTTATCGAAGACGCTTTGCATTTCACTGGATGGTCGAGAGGCAAATCAACAAGAAACATAACATTTCCCTGCCTGTGCAAGCTAGAGATAAGGAATTGCCCTGACCTGACAACCTTTCCAGATGTCCCCCTTTCACTTGCTATCATGATCATTGAGAATGTTGGTCTTCATATTCTGCCAATGATTCATGAGAAGCAATCATCAGAAGAAGAGATGTCAACATCAGAAGAAGGTAGATGGACATCAGGGCTCACCACATTAAAAATACATCACTGCGACAAACTAAGGTCCCTAGGATCAGGACTTCTTCAGCAGCAGCACCTCCTACGCTCTCTTGAGGTTCTGTCAATCAAGAGCTGTGACAACATTATCTGTGATCTGGCCGACGGATTCAAAGATCTCACTGCATTGAGGGACCTCTCGCTATATGACTGCCCAAAGCTGCTCATCGACAAGTTCCATGCATCATTGCGAACACTGGAGATCAGCGAGTGCTTCATTGCGCAGGGTGGATGGGTGGACGAGTACCCTTTCCTCTTCTCATTGTGGACACTAAAGATCAGTGGCTGCTCGCATGTAAGCGCTGATCAAGGCAGCAAGATTGAACCTTTGGACTGGCTAAGCTCCCTGTTCAATGTGTACAGTCTTCAATTGGAGAACACATTGTTTGTGAGATTGAGCATGTTTGACAAGCTTCATTCTCTTGAGATACTTGAGATTGACGGAAGTCACGCATTCTTTGATGGTTCATTGGAATTTGAATGGCTGGAGAAGCTGCACACCCTCAGCATTAGGAACTGCAGGGAACTGTGTGAGCTTCCCGAAAACCTCTACACTCTGCCTTCATTGGAGGAGCTGTGTGTAGAGAACTGTCCCGCTATTCAGGCATTGCCAGCAAACGGGTTGCCAGCTTCACTGATGAGATTATCCATATCTAAGTGCAGTCCTCGCCTAACTCAGCGGTgtctcgatgaagaacttgatcATCCAAAGATTGCAAAGATTGGTGTTGCCTACATTGAGGGGCAAAGTATTATTAGTACAGAAGAATAG